The following proteins come from a genomic window of uncultured Fretibacterium sp.:
- the rplD gene encoding 50S ribosomal protein L4: MPAVKVVDFNGQDAGEMELSNVVFDAPLHVPAMHQVVVAHLANCRQGTHSTKTRGEVSGGGRKPWKQKHTGRARQGSTRSPIWVHGGVAHGPKPRDYHQKVNKKVRRLAMKSALSVKVRDSLMTVVRGMEMDKPSTKAMKGFMDAIGAQKVLVVYHEGGDNVMRSVRNIPGAKFLNIASINVYDLLNSRTLVVTPEVVARLEEVYAR; encoded by the coding sequence ATGCCTGCAGTTAAAGTTGTGGATTTCAACGGCCAGGATGCCGGGGAGATGGAGCTCTCCAACGTCGTGTTCGACGCACCGCTCCACGTCCCGGCCATGCATCAGGTCGTGGTGGCCCATCTGGCCAACTGCCGTCAGGGGACGCACTCCACGAAGACCCGCGGAGAGGTCAGCGGCGGCGGAAGAAAGCCCTGGAAGCAGAAGCATACGGGGCGTGCCCGCCAGGGAAGCACGCGTTCCCCCATCTGGGTCCACGGTGGCGTGGCCCACGGCCCGAAGCCGAGGGACTACCACCAGAAGGTCAACAAAAAGGTGCGCCGGCTGGCCATGAAGAGCGCGCTTTCGGTCAAGGTCCGTGATTCTCTGATGACCGTGGTGAGGGGGATGGAGATGGACAAGCCCTCCACGAAGGCCATGAAGGGCTTCATGGATGCCATCGGGGCGCAGAAGGTTCTCGTGGTCTACCATGAGGGCGGGGACAACGTTATGCGTTCGGTTCGCAACATCCCGGGGGCCAAGTTCCTCAACATCGCCAGCATCAACGTCTACGATCTTCTGAACTCCAGGACGCTGGTCGTGACCCCCGAGGTCGTCGCCCGGCTCGAGGAGGTGTATGCGAGATGA
- the rplW gene encoding 50S ribosomal protein L23 — MNLVAHDIVIRPIVTEKSSSLMGHNKYTFEVHKDANKIQIRQAVEQIFKVKVLSVNTINVKGKPKRMGAFMGKTRSWKKAIVALPEGQRIEFFEGASV, encoded by the coding sequence ATGAATCTGGTCGCTCACGATATTGTTATCCGGCCGATCGTCACCGAGAAGAGCAGCTCCCTGATGGGGCACAACAAGTACACCTTCGAGGTCCACAAGGACGCCAACAAGATCCAGATCCGCCAGGCGGTCGAGCAGATCTTCAAGGTGAAGGTGCTGAGCGTCAACACGATCAACGTCAAGGGCAAGCCCAAGCGTATGGGCGCCTTTATGGGGAAGACCCGGTCCTGGAAGAAAGCGATTGTGGCACTGCCGGAGGGGCAACGCATCGAGTTCTTCGAGGGTGCCTCGGTTTGA
- the rplB gene encoding 50S ribosomal protein L2, which yields MSIKQFKPYTPGRRQMSIQGREDITADKPERSLTTELRKSGGRNNTGRITMRHIGGGHRRTYRIIDFRRDKIGVPGRVATVEYDPNRNARIALIHYADGEKRYILLPKGLKVGDTIHSGPEADITPGNALKLKDIPVGTVVHNLELEPGRGAKLVRAAGTSAQLMAKEGKYAFIRMPSGELRLILLECMATVGQVGNEDYENISLGKAGKTRWSGRRSRVRGMVMNPVDHPMGGGEGKSKSNKHPVSPWGTPAKGYRTRKRKPSDRLIVRRRYDK from the coding sequence ATGTCGATCAAACAGTTCAAACCCTATACCCCGGGCCGTCGGCAGATGTCCATCCAGGGACGCGAGGACATTACGGCCGACAAGCCCGAGCGCTCCCTCACCACCGAGCTGCGCAAGAGCGGCGGACGCAACAACACCGGCCGCATCACGATGCGTCATATCGGCGGGGGACACAGGCGGACCTATCGCATCATCGACTTCCGCCGCGACAAGATCGGGGTCCCCGGCAGGGTGGCCACGGTCGAGTACGACCCCAACCGGAACGCCCGCATCGCGCTGATCCACTATGCCGACGGCGAGAAGCGGTACATTCTGCTTCCCAAGGGGCTGAAGGTCGGGGATACGATCCATTCCGGTCCCGAGGCCGACATCACCCCGGGCAACGCCCTGAAGCTGAAGGACATCCCGGTGGGAACGGTCGTCCATAACCTCGAGCTCGAGCCGGGGCGGGGCGCCAAGCTGGTGCGTGCGGCGGGGACGTCGGCCCAGCTGATGGCGAAGGAGGGCAAGTACGCCTTCATCCGTATGCCCAGCGGGGAGCTCCGTCTGATCCTCCTCGAGTGCATGGCCACGGTGGGACAGGTGGGGAACGAGGATTACGAGAACATCTCCCTGGGCAAGGCGGGGAAGACCCGTTGGAGCGGCCGCCGGTCCCGCGTGCGCGGCATGGTGATGAACCCGGTGGACCACCCGATGGGCGGCGGCGAGGGAAAGAGCAAGAGCAACAAGCATCCTGTTTCTCCGTGGGGCACGCCGGCTAAGGGATATCGTACGCGCAAGCGCAAGCCTTCCGACAGGCTGATCGTTCGCCGCCGTTACGATAAGTAG
- the rpsS gene encoding 30S ribosomal protein S19, whose protein sequence is MARSAKKGPFIEQRLLAKIEEMNISGNKKVLKTWSRRSTVVPQMIGHTIAVHNGRMHLPVYVSENMVGHKLGEFAPTRKFGHHAGQERSTKGR, encoded by the coding sequence ATGGCTCGTTCCGCCAAAAAGGGGCCTTTCATCGAGCAGAGGCTCCTGGCCAAGATAGAAGAGATGAACATATCGGGAAACAAGAAGGTCCTGAAGACCTGGTCCCGTCGTTCCACCGTCGTTCCGCAGATGATCGGTCATACGATCGCCGTCCACAACGGGCGGATGCATCTGCCGGTCTACGTCAGTGAGAACATGGTCGGACACAAGCTGGGGGAGTTCGCCCCGACGCGCAAATTCGGGCATCATGCGGGGCAGGAACGCTCCACGAAGGGAAGGTAG
- the rplV gene encoding 50S ribosomal protein L22, which translates to MEKSTAKAMARQVRISPMKVRQVLALIRGKSAGEALTILRFSPQKAARIVYKVLQSAVANAEHNYGMDTDKLQVVTAFADQGPSMKRFRPASMGRAHPYVHRTSHVTVTVSER; encoded by the coding sequence ATGGAGAAATCGACAGCCAAGGCCATGGCACGCCAGGTCAGGATCTCCCCGATGAAGGTGCGGCAGGTCCTGGCCCTCATTCGGGGCAAGAGTGCGGGCGAGGCCCTGACGATTCTGCGCTTCTCCCCTCAGAAGGCCGCGCGGATCGTCTACAAGGTCCTGCAGAGCGCCGTGGCGAACGCCGAGCACAATTACGGGATGGATACGGACAAGCTGCAAGTCGTCACGGCCTTTGCGGATCAGGGGCCCTCGATGAAGCGCTTTCGTCCCGCCTCCATGGGCAGAGCCCATCCTTATGTGCACCGCACATCCCATGTGACCGTTACGGTTTCGGAACGTTAG
- the rpsC gene encoding 30S ribosomal protein S3, whose protein sequence is MGQKVHPVGYRLGVATEWESKWYAGRKEYAKKLHEDLRLREWVLKKWEGASISRVDIERVGHVIRFTIWTARPGVVIGRGGAEIQTIKDELQALTGGKVMVNVQEIKNPDVVAQLVAESIASALERRVSFRRAMKQAIFRATKAGALGIKAQVAGRLGGAEIARTEWYNEGRLPLSTIRADIDYGFAEANTMYGVIGCKIWIYRDRENERPVAPRGGRRERARG, encoded by the coding sequence GTGGGACAGAAGGTTCATCCCGTAGGATACAGGCTTGGGGTTGCGACGGAGTGGGAGTCCAAGTGGTACGCCGGCCGCAAGGAGTATGCGAAGAAGCTGCACGAGGACCTCAGGCTCCGTGAGTGGGTATTGAAGAAGTGGGAGGGGGCCTCCATCTCCCGCGTGGATATCGAGCGCGTGGGGCACGTTATACGCTTCACGATCTGGACCGCCCGGCCCGGAGTGGTGATCGGCCGCGGCGGGGCGGAGATCCAGACGATCAAGGACGAGCTCCAGGCCCTGACCGGCGGCAAGGTGATGGTCAACGTCCAGGAGATCAAGAATCCCGACGTCGTCGCCCAGTTGGTCGCCGAGAGCATCGCATCCGCGCTCGAGCGCCGCGTTTCCTTCCGCCGGGCCATGAAGCAGGCGATCTTCCGTGCGACGAAGGCGGGGGCGCTGGGTATAAAGGCCCAGGTGGCCGGACGCCTTGGGGGCGCGGAAATAGCCCGTACCGAATGGTACAACGAGGGGCGGCTTCCCCTCTCGACGATTCGGGCCGATATCGATTATGGCTTTGCCGAGGCCAACACGATGTATGGAGTGATCGGCTGTAAGATCTGGATTTACCGCGACCGTGAGAACGAGCGCCCCGTGGCGCCTCGCGGCGGCCGCCGTGAAAGGGCAAGGGGGTAG
- the rplP gene encoding 50S ribosomal protein L16, producing MLMPSRVKYRKSHRSPLRGVSKGATTVAFGDWGIQALENAWITARQIEATRVAISRKMKKGGKIWIRVFPDRPYTKKPLETRMGKGKGAPEFWVAAVKRGRVLFEFAGIPQDLAEMAFRTASHKLPIKVRMVSREGMGGED from the coding sequence ATGCTTATGCCCAGCAGGGTAAAATACCGAAAATCCCACAGATCCCCCCTTCGGGGCGTCTCCAAGGGCGCCACGACGGTCGCGTTCGGGGACTGGGGAATTCAGGCCCTTGAGAACGCTTGGATCACGGCACGTCAGATTGAGGCTACCCGTGTGGCGATATCCAGAAAGATGAAGAAGGGCGGAAAGATCTGGATCCGCGTCTTCCCGGACCGCCCTTACACGAAGAAGCCCCTGGAGACCCGCATGGGGAAGGGAAAGGGCGCGCCCGAGTTCTGGGTTGCCGCCGTCAAGCGGGGCCGCGTCCTGTTCGAGTTTGCAGGGATCCCTCAGGATCTCGCCGAGATGGCCTTCCGGACGGCCTCCCACAAACTGCCGATCAAGGTGCGCATGGTGTCAAGAGAAGGTATGGGTGGTGAAGACTGA
- the rpmC gene encoding 50S ribosomal protein L29: MDATKLRELNLEELQEQYRRYKEELFNLRFQNAVGQLKNTSRIRDVRKIIARVLTVAGEKSRAAEGSAARR; encoded by the coding sequence ATGGATGCGACGAAACTTCGAGAACTGAATCTGGAGGAGCTCCAGGAGCAGTACCGCCGCTATAAAGAGGAACTGTTCAATCTTCGTTTTCAGAACGCAGTCGGACAACTCAAGAACACGAGCCGCATCCGGGATGTCCGAAAGATCATAGCCAGAGTGCTGACCGTCGCGGGCGAGAAGAGCCGAGCGGCGGAGGGCTCTGCGGCCAGGAGGTAG
- the rpsQ gene encoding 30S ribosomal protein S17, with the protein MEAHMETGLSHRKVRVGIVVSNKMDKTVVVKVSRLAEHPLYGKRIQRAKKYVAHDEENTCRIGDQVRIRETRPLSRTKRWELIEVMRRAPVFDSDTPGKE; encoded by the coding sequence ATGGAGGCACATATGGAGACGGGGCTCTCTCACCGTAAGGTTCGGGTGGGAATAGTGGTCAGCAATAAGATGGACAAGACGGTGGTCGTCAAGGTCTCCCGTCTTGCGGAGCACCCCCTTTACGGGAAGCGTATTCAGAGGGCCAAGAAGTACGTGGCTCACGACGAGGAGAACACCTGCCGCATCGGAGACCAGGTGCGAATCCGCGAGACGCGTCCTCTGAGCAGGACCAAGAGGTGGGAGCTCATAGAAGTGATGCGGCGCGCCCCTGTCTTTGATTCTGATACGCCCGGGAAGGAGTAA